In Williamsia sp. DF01-3, the genomic window GAACGTGCACCAGCGTGGACAGTGGACCCAGATTTTCGGTGACCCCCTGGACTGGGTGCGACGACGTCTCGGGCATCGATCGGTGGTGACGACTCAGATCTATCTACATGCGTTGTCGGAGTTAGAGATGCACACGCGGATGGCGTTGGTGCCTCAAGATTGGGAGGACCTGCGTCACATCCCAATAGAGGCGATCGATGCCCCTCTTGAGCGTGGTGCTGTCGATGACTGAGCGTGGCCGCGGCAGCACAGGATTGGGTCGCCGGGCATCTCTCCCGCCGCAGGGATACGAAGCAGCCGAAGCTGCCCCCGGGGCTTTGGGCGGGCTCGACGTGCTGTTCGACGGGGAAGACGAACGCTCGACCACCTTCGCGGTCGCTGACTTCCCGCTGCCGGGCTGGCACCCGGCAGTGGCAGATGCTCTACGCCGAGTATTGGGGCCGTTGGGCTCGATCAGAACGCTCGGATCGGCGAAGTCGTACGTTCGCTCAGTCCGCCAGGCATTGCTAGTGCTGTCCGGCCTTACTGATCCACCTTCGAGCCCAAGGTCTTTGACGATTGCACATCTGGAGTCAATGTACGACCACCATCGCGGCCGGGGACTGCACGAATCGAGAGCCTGGAGCCGTGTAGCTGAGTTCGGCCGCTTCCTCTCTGTCAGCCCGCTCGTGGAACAGGTGGCTCAGGACGTCATCGACCACACCTGCCGCCGGGTTGGTATCCAGTATCGAGGCGGCCGACCAGGCTATTCCGACGGCGAGCTGACCCGACTTCTCGCGGCCGCCAGAACCGACGTGGCGGCAATCCGTGATCGCATCCGAACCGCCGAGTCGTTGGTTAGCGCGCACGAACAGGCATCGGGCTCACTGGCAGATGGCCGCTACGAGGCCTTGACGTTGGCCGACATGGCGCGCAGCGGCGTGGTGCCCCGTCCCCCAGGGATCGACGGCGAGTTCCGGGTAACGCGCCGCGCGTTGGCAAGTCAGCTCTTTCTGACAATCCCGGACCTCGCACCATTGATGGCGCTGCTCGTCGCCGTCACCGGACGCAACGTCGAAACGATCAAAGAACTCCCGCACGAACATAGGATCCTCGAATCCCGCGCGGTCGAAGTCCGCCTAGTCAAACGACGCCGCCGCGGCCGATGGTTTGATACCGCCACGTGGGACATTGGGCCGCCCGGGAAAGAACTGGACTACCCCGGTGGCCTATATCTGCTACTTCACGAACTGACCGGCCGCAGCAGGACATTCAGCGACAGCACCTCCGTGTGGTCGCTGTGGCGCAACGGACACCTGCGCGGGCTCCAGGGTGTAGAGGAGCACTACGATCCGTTCGCGCGGGACCTGTCGGCGTTGGCGATTCGATGGACAGTGTGGCGCGATCGGCACCACCTCGAGGCGGATGCGCTCGAGGGCGCAGAACCCGAGCCACTGGAGGTCTCGACCAACAGGATCAAGACCAGCACGGAGGTTCGCCGCACCAAACAACTCGGTGGGCACCTGCCCTCGTCGGCCCGGAGCAACACCGTGCCCGTGCTGTTCGGTAACTATTTGCGCGGCGATCCCACCGTGGCTGAGTGGGCGCAGGACATCGTCGCTACTGCAGTCAGTGAGGCCGAGTCGAAGGCCCTGCAGGCGCATCGGCGGGCCCTGCAAATCGCTGGGGGAGCACTGCATGTGCGTTCACCTGCATCGGGGCCCGAGGACGACGACATGCCTGCGCCCCACCCCGCCGCGGAGGCCGCATGGACCACCTGCATCGACGCAGATAGCCATCCCGCGACTGGTAACACGTGCCGAGCATCGTTCCTGGACTGCTTTCATTGCGGAAACTGTGTCATCACACCCGATCACCTCCCAGGGCTACTCGGGCTCCTCGACGCTCTGGTCGCCCGCCGCCAACAGCTCCCCGAGGCCGATTGGTGGAGGAAGTACGGTCCGACGTGGGCGGCGATTCACCATGACGTGCTACCCAAGTTCAGCCGATCCGAGATCACCGTCGCCGCCCGTAACAAAGCTACCGACAGTCTTCTCGATCTCGTTGAAACACCCTGGGAGACAGCATGACAGCCAAACACGACCGACCCGCAAGCGCGCACCCCTTCCGCGACAGACTGATTTTCGACGGCCGGCCGGTGCGGACAGAAACGGACCGCCAGCAGGCGGCGCGCTTTATCGACGACGTCTGGGACCTCGCACCAGGATCATTCCAGCAGCACCACGTCAGGATCATCCTCGACTTCACAACACTGCCGACGCCCTACCGCCTCATCGCAAAAGAACTGGCACTCACCCTGCTTAGCGGCCCGGTGCCCACCCGGGAACTCGGACTCCCGAAGGTCGGCACCATCGTGTCCCTGTTCGCCTCCATCCGCAGCTTCCTCATCTGGCTCAACACCCAAGCCGTACACGGCAAAGAACCGTTGCCACTGTCAATGGTCACGTCCGACGACTTGCTCACCTACCAACAGCATTTGATGGCAACACAACTTAACCGCGCTGTCCGCGACAACCACCGCGTCGCGATTCGCTACTTCTGGCGCTATCGGACGGTACTGGTTTCCGATCAGCTGACCTTCGATCCCCGGCGTATCAAGGGATGGGGCGAGACCGGTGCTCGCAGTAACACCGAAAACATGACCGCCAGGATCCCGGAAGCGGTCCTGGGGCCACTGGTGGCGTGGAGCCTGAGATTCATCGACGACTTCGCGCCCGACATTCTGGCTGCCGATCGTGAGTGGTGCCGACTCCGCCTAGGGGAAGGAAGAATAGAACCCGACACGCGGCGCTGGGTCCAGCCCGCACTCGAACAGCTCCTCGTGCAACACCGCGCTACCGGCAGACCACTCCCCGGCCGCAACGGCCGACCCAACCGCAGGCATTTGGCGAACCTCCTCGGGTGCGACGCCTCGACTCTGCTCCGCCCCTCCTACCGCGAACTCATCGACCACACAGCCCGCGAAGTCGGGGTCTGCGACACCATCGCTCTGAACATCACCATCACCGGGCGCCTCGACGGCGCACCATGGATCGACGAAATCACCACTGACCGCACCGACCGCGCCGCCGGCGGCACCCATCTGCAGACCGCTCTGCGAGCCGCCTGCTACGTGGTCATCGCATTTCTATCCGGCATGCGGGACAGCGAAATCAAACACCTACGTCGTAGGTGCGTCACCGTCAAGCGAGATCGACACGACAGGCCCTACCGGTGGCTCATCACCAGCCTTGCGTTCAAAGGCGAACACGACCCCACCGGAGTACAGGCAACCTGGGTGGTCGGTGCCCCCGTCGCCCGCGCGGTTGCCATCCTCGAGCAACTACAGCCCGACGACGAACCACGACTGTTCGCGCCCACCATCCAAAGCCCTGCGGTGCGTCGAGGCCAGGTCGCCGACCACGTCACCCTCACCACTACCACCAACACCCACCTCAACGACTTGATCGAATGGATCAACGACTACTGCCGAGTCCATGGGCGCGACGATGCCCTCCCGGACGTACACGGAACACGGTGGCGGCTGACCACGCGACAATTTCGGCGCACCCTGGCGTGGTTCATCGCCCGCCAGCCAGGCGGATCCGTCGCCGGGGCGATCCAGTACCGGCACCAAGCCATTCACATGTTCGAGGGCTACGCGGGCACGTCCGACAGCGGGTTTCGCGCAGAAGTCGAAGCAGAACAGGCCCTGGCCCGCGGCGAACACCTGATGGCCATGACCGACGCCCACCACCACGACGGGTTAAGCGGACCCGCATCAGACGAAGCCCGCCGCCGTCTCACCGAGTACGGCGTCAACATCGGCTATCAAGGGCACATCATCACTGACCGCCGCCGCCAATGCCGACTGCTGCGCCGCCACGACCCGGCCATCTACCCGGGCCGGTATGCGACATGCGTATTCGATCCCGACAAAGCCCTGTGCACCCGAACCACAACCAGGGACGGGCGACTCGCACCCACGCTCGGCGAATGTCAGCCGCTACATTGCCGCAACGTCGCACTCACCAGCGGCAACATTGCCGCCCTACGTGCTGAGACCACCACCATCGATACGGAACTAACACAGCGACCGGCACTTCCGCCGCTACTTCGCACGAGGCTCACCCAGCGCCGAGAGCAGATCGTACAGTTCACCGAACGGTACGACCCCACGGATCAACTATGAGCCGTCGCGTAGACATGCCGACCGACGATGACGTTCGTCAAGCAATGCACGAGTACATCGACGACGCTCGAGATGCGGGAACCCGTGCCACCGTCATCGGGCTGGCACGTCGACTGAACCTGAGCAACGGCACCTTCTGGCGACAGTTCCCCGGCATCGCCGCCGAACTCAAGTCCGCAACCGCCAGCACACCCCCGGCCCCTCGGACGGACGACCGCACCGCACTTCGCGCCGACAATGCACGCCTACGGCGTGATAACGCAGCACTGTCGTCCGATATTGAGCTCGCAGTAGCCAGCATCCAACGCCTCACCCTCGAAAACTATGCGCTGCGAAACCAACTCGAAGCGTCAGCGAAGATCGTAGCGATACCACCGCGGCCGTGACGGGACTCTCGCCGGGTAGTACGAGCGCCTTGCGGGAAGCTGCGGGCTAGGACCGGACCAGGCGGGCGATGGCGTCGGAAGCCTCTTTGAGCTTTGCTTCGGCTTCTGGCCCGCCGGTTTTGGCGGCGTCAACGACGCAGTGCTTGAGGTGATCATCGAGTAGGCCGATCGCCACACCCTCAAGCGCTTTGGTCAACGCGGAGATCTGGGTGAGGATGTCGATGCAGTACTGCTCTTCATCAACCATCCGGTGCAGCCCGCGGGCCTGGCCCTCAATCCGCTTGAGCCGAGCGAGGTACTTCTTTTTGTCGTCGATGTAACCGTGCGGAGCAGCGTGCTCCCCGTCGTGGGTGGGTGTGCTGGCAGCCATAAAAGTCCTTCGTTGTGGGGCGTCTGCAGTGTAAGTGGCTACTTGCCCAGTGCAGCAGTGGCGCTGACGTCAGGGCGCAGGTCCAGTCGCCGCAACAGCTGGGCATTGAGCGCCACAACCACCGTGGACGCCGACATCAAGATCGCACCAACCGACATGGGCAGAACGAACCCGATCCCAGCGAGCACACCGGCAGCCAAGGGTACGGAGATCAGGTTGTAACCGGCGGCCCACCACAGGTTCTGCTTCATTTTCCGGTAGCTCGCTCGCGACAGCTCGATCACCGACAGCACCGATCGGGGGTCGTCGCTGGCGAGGATGACACCGGCCGAGGCGATCGCGACGTCGGTGCCGGCGCCGATGGCGATGCCGACGTCCGCTTGGGCGAGTGCGGGGGCGTCGTTGACACCGTCGCCGACCATGGCCGTCGTGCGGCCCTCGGATTGAAGTTCTTTGACTTTGGAGGCTTTGTGTTCGGGGCGGACGCCGGCGAACACGCGGTCGATGCCGAGTTCAGTGGCGACAGATTGGGCCACTGCGTGTGCGTCGCCGGTGATCATGACGACCTGGATACCGAGTTTGTGCAGCGCGTCGACGGCCTGGCGTGATTCGCTGCGCACCTCGTCGGCCAGTTTGAGGGCGCCGATGACCTGCCCGTCGGCGAGGACGTGCAAGATGATGGCGCCGTCGGCCCGCCAGCGCTCGGCGACGTCGAGCTCGCTGTGCTGGTACTGCTCGAGCAGTCGGGGCCCGCCGACCTGAACATGGCGGCCGTCGACGGTGGCCGAGACACCGACGGCGGGCGATGAGGTGAAGTCGCTAGCGGCAACGCGGGTGAGGTGCTGAGTCTGTGCGGCGTGCACGATGGCTTTGCCCAGGGGATGTTCGCTGTCGGTTTCCGCGGCTGCGGCCCAGGCCAATACATCGTCCTCGGAATGGCCGGCGATTGTGTGGACTGCGGTGACGGTGGGTTCGCCTTTGGTCAGGGTGCCGGTCTTGTCGAACAGCACGGTGTCCACGGTGCGCATGCTTTCCAGCGCGAGCCGATCTTTGATCAATACCCCGCCGCGGGCGGCGCGTTCGGTGGCGATGGCCACCACCAGTGGGATGGCCAAGCCCAGTGCGTGCGGGCAGGCGATGACCAGGACGGTGATGGTGCGTACGACCGCGTCGTCGGGATAGCCGAGCACGGTCCAGGCGATGGCGGTCAGTACCGCAGCGCCGAGTGCGAACCAGAACAACCAGCCTGCGGCGGTATCGGCGAGCCGTTGGGCTCGCGACGTCGAGTTCTGGGCGTCGGCGACCAGTCGTCCGATACCGGCCAGGGCGGTGTCGTCGCCGGTGGCGGTGACCTGCACCCGCAGCCCCGAGTCGGTAGCGACGGTCCCGGCGACCACGGCGTCACCGGCGCTGCGGCGCACCGTCTTCGATTCCCCGGTCACCATCGATTCGTCTATCTCGGCGGTGCCGTCGACAATCTTTCCGTCCGCCGGCACGCTGGCGCCGGGGCGCACGATGACGACGTCACCGACCTGCAGTTGCGAGGGCGGCACGGTGACCGTGGTGTCGCCGTCGACGCGTTCAGCTTCGTCGGGTAGCAGCGCCGCCAACGAGTCCAGCGCGGACGTCGTCTGAGCCAGCGACCGCATCTCAATCCAGTGCCCCAACAACATGATCACGATCAACAGGGCCAGTTCCCACCAGAAATCGAGCTGATGGTCCAGCAGTTCCAGGCTCGCACCCCACGACGCCACGAACGCCACCGTGATCGCCAGCGCGATAAGCAGCATCATGCCCGGCGCCCGTGATCGCACCTCACTGACCGCGCCGGTCAGGAACGGCCGGCCGCCCCAGGCGAACATCACGGTGCCCAGAATCGGCGAAATCCATGTCACTGCTTCGCTGTCGGGTAACTCGTATCCGACGAGCATGGCGAACATGTTTGAGAATCCGACCACCGGAATGGCCAGCACCAGCATGATCCAAAACAGGCGCCGGAACTGTCCGACGTGGTCACCATGTCCGGCGTGACCCTGATGCCCGCCGTGTGCACCGTGGTCGCTGTGGCTGTCGTCATGGCCGGCGTGCTCATGCGAGGTGTGCTCCTGCACCGCACCAGCATGGGCGTGCTCGGTGGGTGTCGCGGGTGAGTGCGCCGAGTGGTTGTGCTGTGGAGCGTTCATGGCGTCCATCGTATACCCCCTGGGGTATTAGTCGAGGTGTGACGATCGGGTGGGTGGGGAAGTGGCTAGGCATGCTGCAGCGGCCGGTGGGTGGGTGCCGATGCGGGTGTGGCCGGCGCCGCCGAGGTGGCGCGGGAGGTGAATCCGCGCAAGCGCAGGCTATTGCTGACCACGAACACACTGGACAACGCCATGGCAGCCCCGGCGAGCATGGGGTTGAGCAGCCCGAGCGCGGCCAGGGGGATAGCAGCGATGTTGTAGGCGAACGCCCAGAACAGATTCATCTTGATGGTCCCCAATGTTTTGCGCGCCAACCGGATCGCGTCGGCCGCCGAGCGCAGATCACCGCGCACCAGGGTGATGTCGGCGGCTTCGATGGCCACGTCGGTCCCGGTACCCATGGCCAGCCCCAGATCGGCCTGAGCGAGGGCGGCGGCATCGTTGACACCGTCGCCGACCATGGCCACTGTTTTGCCCTGCTTTTGCAGGTCGGCAATGACGGCGAGTTTGTCCTGGGGCAGGACCTCGGCGATGACGTCGGTGATACCGACCTGGGCGGCGACGTGGTCGGCGGCGCCTTGATTGTCCCCGGTGAGCAGAATCGGGGTCAGGCCCAGAGCAGTGAACTGGGCGATCGCGGCGGCGCTGGTCGGTTTGATGGTGTCAGCGACCACGAGCACGCCTCGGACGCGGCCATCCCAGGCCACCACGACAGCGGTTTTCCCGATCTGCTCCGCCTCAGTCTTGGCCGCGGCCAGCGTGCCCTCGAGGGGCAGAGACCAGTCGGCGAGCATACTTTCACGGCCCACCAGCACCGCGTGGTCCTCGATGACGCCGTGTACACCTTTGCCGTCCACGCTGGTGAACGACTCCACCGACGGTAGCGGCCCGGTCTGCTCGGCCGCGGCGGCCGCGATGGCCCGGGCAATGGGGTGTTCGGAGGCGTGCTCGAGCGCG contains:
- a CDS encoding metal-sensitive transcriptional regulator, encoding MAASTPTHDGEHAAPHGYIDDKKKYLARLKRIEGQARGLHRMVDEEQYCIDILTQISALTKALEGVAIGLLDDHLKHCVVDAAKTGGPEAEAKLKEASDAIARLVRS
- a CDS encoding heavy metal translocating P-type ATPase, coding for MDAMNAPQHNHSAHSPATPTEHAHAGAVQEHTSHEHAGHDDSHSDHGAHGGHQGHAGHGDHVGQFRRLFWIMLVLAIPVVGFSNMFAMLVGYELPDSEAVTWISPILGTVMFAWGGRPFLTGAVSEVRSRAPGMMLLIALAITVAFVASWGASLELLDHQLDFWWELALLIVIMLLGHWIEMRSLAQTTSALDSLAALLPDEAERVDGDTTVTVPPSQLQVGDVVIVRPGASVPADGKIVDGTAEIDESMVTGESKTVRRSAGDAVVAGTVATDSGLRVQVTATGDDTALAGIGRLVADAQNSTSRAQRLADTAAGWLFWFALGAAVLTAIAWTVLGYPDDAVVRTITVLVIACPHALGLAIPLVVAIATERAARGGVLIKDRLALESMRTVDTVLFDKTGTLTKGEPTVTAVHTIAGHSEDDVLAWAAAAETDSEHPLGKAIVHAAQTQHLTRVAASDFTSSPAVGVSATVDGRHVQVGGPRLLEQYQHSELDVAERWRADGAIILHVLADGQVIGALKLADEVRSESRQAVDALHKLGIQVVMITGDAHAVAQSVATELGIDRVFAGVRPEHKASKVKELQSEGRTTAMVGDGVNDAPALAQADVGIAIGAGTDVAIASAGVILASDDPRSVLSVIELSRASYRKMKQNLWWAAGYNLISVPLAAGVLAGIGFVLPMSVGAILMSASTVVVALNAQLLRRLDLRPDVSATAALGK